DNA from Streptomyces sp. Edi4:
ACGCGTCCACGACACCCCCGCCCACGAGACCGCCTGGACCGTGGCTGCCTACGAGACACCCGTCTCCGACCGCATGTGGGTCCTCACCGCGACCGGCGCCACCCCCGCACCGGTGCTGCAGGATCTGCTCACCCACCTCGCCGACGGAGACGGCTGGGACACCCACGTCGGCGCCCCGGTTGACGAGAAGATGGTCACCGCAGCAACCCAGCCGCTCTCCGACGCCGGATGGAAGCACACCGTGGACGGGCGCTGGATCCGCTGGACGTCCTCTGACGGCGCTGCGGGCGTCCACTTCGACGCCTTCGCCGCGCAGCACCCGAATCAGAACCTGGCCACCTGGACCATCTGGTCCGGACCCGGTCCGGACCGGGTCCGGACCGGCCCGCCTGGACCGTCACAGCGTCCCCCCACATCCCGAGTTCGCTGCTGGCAGGTCTCTCCGAGACCCTCGCCCACCAGACCGGCACGCGCCAGGCCCAGCCGGGCCGCGAGCACCAGACCCGCCTCGCCACCAGAGCACCGACGGCTCCGGCGGTCACGGCCGGCCGCTCCGTCAGCCGCTCACGCTGATCATCAGCCCACACGAGCGGGGCAACATAGCGCGGGATCACCGGTTGGCCAAACCGGCGATCCCGCGGACCATAGATAGTCCACCGCCACCCCCTGCCCGAACGTCGAAAGGCCCCTCCCGCGACCGCAGACACAACACGAAGCGCAGCCCGTCAGGTGGCATGCAGCGGCATCCGTTCACGCCGCCGCGTAGCTCGCCCGGAACAGATCCTGCGCCCGCTCCACGTCCCTCGGCGTACGGAGCTGGACCTCCAGGTCGCCCGTCCCGTGGTGACCGAGACCGGACACGTCCCGAGTGAAGCCCGGAACGAGCTCGACGTCCTTCGGGTCGACCTTCAGGTAGACCAACAGCTTGCTGCGCTGCGGCGGGCACAGGCAGGCAAAGTTCCGCAGCCGCTGGTACGCCCGGTACTGCTTGCGCTCCACGCGGTTCACGCCGTCCCCGAGCCCGAGCAGGACCTCGTCGACCGCGCCCGCCAACTCCATCATCGCCGCGCTCTGGACATCGGCCGCTGCCTGAGCAACAGACTGGCGCCGTGCGCGGCGAGCCAGCTGCATGCCGCCGCTCACCGAGGCCACGGTCTCAAGGCCGAGCAGGTCGTTGCCGAAGAGTCGGTAGCGGACCAGGTCGATCGAGCGCCGGTGCTCGCGCACGGCGTGCACGTCGTAGCGGGTGAAGTCGCCGGCGATGCAGATCAGACGTGGGCCGCTCCACAGGACCTGGGACGCGGCCGTCACCCCGAGCCGGTCGCGGACCAGGTGCTCGAACTCGGCACGGTGGTCCATCAACCAGGCCAGGTAGAACAGCCCCTGATTGATCACGCCGGCATCCGTGCCGCGCTTGTATTCCACGATGACCGGCGAGCCGTTCTCGTCCAGCCCCAGCGAGTCGACCCGGCCCCCGTGCACCGGTCCGGTGCTGTACTCGCTCGCCAGGAACCGGACTCCCAGCAGCGTCTCCATGTGCGTCTCGACGAGACCCTGCACATCGGCCTCGACCTCAGCAAGACGCGGCACGACCTCGGTCATGCCGCCATTCGTCGTGTCCGTGCGAAACAGCTTCAGGCCCGACACCTCCCCTTCCCCTGCTCGGAGATCACCAACGCCGAAGGGGTGCGGGATTGTTTCCGCGAGAGGCTACGGGGGCGTGAAGATAGTGTGAGACCCTACGTACGGCCCGGCCGGAGAGCGCTCGCGTCCCCCGGTCACCGGGAATCTAAGATTCCCCCATGCGTCCCCCGCGCCCCAGGGGACAGCGCCCGGAAGCTGCGTTTACGCAGGTCAGCCCCCGTAGCTCAGCGGATAGAGCACGTGCCTTCTAAGCGCTTGGCCGCAGGTTCGAGTCCTGCCGGGGGCGCATCCGCGCCAGTGCCGATTTGGCCCTCCTTCGGGAGGGCCTTTTTGCTGGTCAGAGCACCATACCGAGCGGCCGGTAGCACCCGCGTAAGCGCCGCACCCGCCCCTGGTGAGCCCGGCCGTCCGGTTGGCCGGCCCGCCTATCCCTGGCGCTGTCGCGGCGCTCGAAGCGGCTCCTGCATCAGGCCGGAAGGTCGCCATCATCAGCAACAACTCGACCGCGTGCGTCCGGGCGTTCCTGATGCTCCACGAGCTCCGTCAACTGGTGGACGTGGTCGTTGGCCGAGCCCCACACCGGCCGGACGCGATGAAGTCCGACCCCCACTCGCCGCTGCTGGCGTCCAGCGAGCTGGACACACTCCCGCGCGATTGCACGCTCATCGGAGGCCCGGTGACGGACATGGAGGCCACCAAGGCGACCGGTGGGCGCTCCATCGCCTACGTCAACAAGCCCGGAAAAGAACGCGCCCCAGGTGTTCTGCCCTACGACGTTCTGGATGGGGGCGTTGTTGTCGCCGCCGACGCCGGCGCCCGAGCCGTGCCGGGGGTTGGGTTCGGGGCGTCGTCGTCCGCCGATCTTCACTCTCCTCCTCGCGGGGCGTTGTTCTGGCCCACGTCGCTGATGTTGTTTCCCGCGACACTCTGGATCGGGGCGTTGTTGTCGCCGTACACCTGAATGTTGGTGATCACGGCAGCCTCATCACGGCCATGCGCTGGGACCCCGCATCGGACTGCGGCATCCTCCACCGCACCGAGACCGCCCAAGCTCTGCTCGACGTGCGGTCCAGCTTCCGCGGTGGACCAGCCCGGTCAGCAGCCCACCCTGTTCGCCCGCAAGCAGCGGATGACTCCGGACGGCGGGTCGGCAACCGGTCGCGTCCTATTCACCGGGGCCCGGCCCCAAAGGCACGACGCGATGAATCTCGGCACGTTCAGAATTCAAGTATCGGCGGAACGGCGAAGTCGAGACCGGGCCGGATCGGGAACCTCTCCCGGGGCTGCCGCAGCGCGCAGTCCCGGCTGCCATCGCCCGCGAAGTCCCGTGCCGGCAAGGGACTTTGAGCGCGGGCCCCATGGCCGGCCAGCGGTCGGCCAGCGCCCCGCTGACCGGCGGAGTTGTCGCGTTTCTGACGTGGAAGCGCAACAGCCGTCGTATAGAACTCGAAGCCGACTCGAGCCTCCCTCTGATTCACCGGGCGCGGCCCAAATCCCTTAGCCAGCTGGGGAATTACCGCACCGGCATCCCCAATGTCATGTACATCGGGGGACTTCTTCCGACAGACTCACGGATCAACGGCTGTCCGCGCGGCCGTAGTTGGTGAAGAGCGCGGGTCCCGCATGCGTTCATGAGTTGTAGTGGAGGTACCGGTGTTCGCCCGTTTCCCCCGCCCCAGGGCCTCGCGTCCGCCGTCGGCCGGTCCGTTCGCGAGACCGGCCCGCGCGCACCGGCCGGACGCGGCCGCCCGGCCGCGCCCCTTACGCCGGGCCGTGGTGGACGGGGCGGGCTGATGGAGCCGGTGTACCACCCCGCCGGCGCGGACGGTGAGCTGCGCTCGGCCCTGACGGCCCTGAAGGTCGGCCGCTGGATGGCCATGCGTGATCTCCTGGCGGAGACCGGCGCGAACTGGCCCCTGCGGAGTTTCCGTACCCAGGTGCTCGGCATCAGGGCGGCCGGCTCGGACGTGACGGAGGCATGGCTGGCCGAGGAGCCGGACAGCTATGACGCACATGTGATGCTCGCCCGCGTGTCGGCGGAGCGCGCGCTGCGCTCGCACCACCAGCGGCACGCCGCCGCCCAGGACCTGGAGCAGCGGGCCCGGCGCGCGGCGCTCACCGCGGCCGGCCGCGAGCAGCGCGACCCGGTGCCGTGGCTGTGCCTTCTGGCCCTGGCCCAGATCGACGAGCGCGCCCTGCGCGGGGAGCACAGGGCGCGGGCGGCCGAGCCCATGCTGCCGCCCGGCCCGTGGGGGCTGCTGCACGAGGTCAATCAGCGCGATCCGGGCAGCCGGGAGGCGTACCACCGGGTGGTCCAGTTCCTGCTGGCCCGCCGGGCGCCGGAGTCCGCGGTCCTGGCGGACGTGGTCGACTTCGGCCGGTGGGTGGCGTCCTGGGCGCTCGATGGCTCGCCCCTGCTCCTGCTGCCGCTGTACGCGCTCGCCGAGCAGTGCCGCCGCCAGAGCGACCAGCGCCGGACGGTGACCTGGCGCCTGCGATGGGCGGAGGAGCCCGCGATCGGCTACACCCTTCGAGCGTTCCACTCCTGGTTCCTGCGCACGGATCCGGCCCGGTGCTCGGTGCTGGACCTCAACCATCTGGCCTGTGCCCTGTGGGCGGGGCACCAACTGGCGCGGGCCGACGCGGTGTTCGCGGCGATGGCGCCGTACGCCGCCCGGGAGCCGTGGGCCTCGGTGCACGACTACGGCGGCCAACCGCGCGCGGCCGAGTCCTTGTTCCTGCGGGCCCGGGCCGAGTCGGCCGCCGCTGCCAGGCGCGCCCCGGACCACCGGGCCGCCTCCTGGGGGACCCGCGCTCTCGATTGACACGCACCGCCTGATCCACACCGCCCGCACACGTACAGGCTCACCGCCCGCACACGTACAGGCTCACCGCCCGCACACGTTCTCCGCGCCTGGAGGTTCCTTCATGTCTCGCCCGTCCCACCATCGCGCCGCCGGGGTCCACTCCGACGATCTGGTGCTGCGTGAGCTGGGTTACACGCCGCAGCTGTCGCGCCGCATGACCGGTTTCGGCAACGCGGCCATCTCGTTCTCCGTGATCAGCGTCCTGTCCGGGTGCATGACCCTGTACGGGTTCGGGCTGACGACCGGCGGACCCGCGGTCATGATGTGGGGCTGGGTGATCGTCGGCGTCATGGTGCTGTTCGTCGGCGCCGGCCTGGCCGAGGTCACCTCCGCCTATCCCACGAGCGGCGCCCTGTTCTTCATGGCGCACAAGCTCGGCGGCAAGAAGTGGGGCTGGTACACCGGCTGGCTCAACCTGCTGGGCCTGCTCGGCGCGATCGCCGGGATCGACTACGGGTGCGCGCTGTTCACCGGCGCGCTCCTGAACCTCCAGTTCGGGTTCGCGCCCACCCCGAAGAAGATCATCCTGATCTTCTTCGCGATCCTGCTGCTGCACGCGGTGCTCAATCTGCGCGGGGTGCGCCTGGTCAACCTCCTCAACGGCATCAGCGTGTGGTGGCACCTGGTGGGGGTTGCCGTCATCGTGGCCGCCCTCGCCGTCGTACCCGCCCACCACCAGTCGGCCGGGTTCGTGTTCACCAAGTTCGTCAACGACACCGGCTGGTCGAGCAACCTGTACGTGGTCATGATCGGGCTGCTGCTCGCGCAGTACACCTTCTCCGGTTACGACGCCTCCGCGCACCTGTCGGAGGAGACCGCCAACGCGCAGGTCGCGGCCCCCCGGGGGATCATGCGGGCCATCACCTGGTCGTGGGCGGCCGGGTTCGTCCTGCTCGCGGGCCTGACGTTCGCCATCCAGGACTACGCGGGCACCCAGGGCACCGACACCGGTGTCCCGCCGGCGCAGATCTTCCTCGACGCGCTCGGTCCCGGCGGGGCGAAGGCGCTGCTGCTGATCGTGATCGTCGCCCAGTTGTTCTGCGGCAACGCCGAGACCGCCGCGGCCTCGCGCATGATCTTCGCGTTCTCGCGTGACAACGCGCTGCCCGGCTCCCACCTGTGGCAGCGGGTCACGGGCGGCACCCCGAGGGCCGCCGTGTGGCTCTCGGTCGGGGTCGCCGCGATCATCGCGCTGCCATCGCTCTACAGTCCCACCGCGTACGGCGCCGTCACCGCGATCAACGTCATCGGCATCACGCCCGCCTACGCCATCCCCATCTTTCTGCGGGTCAAGAACCGGCGCCGCTTCGTGCCCGGGCCCTGGCACCTGGGCCGCTGGGGTGTGCCCATCGGCGTCGTGGCCGTGGTCTGGGTGGCGTTCGTGACCGTGCTGTTCTGCCTGCCGCAGACCCGCCCGGCCACGGGTGGCCTCATGACCGTGGACACGTTCAACTACGCGCCCGCGGCCCTGGTCGTCATGCTCGTGCTGGCCGCCCTGTGGTGGCGGATCGCCCGTCGCGGCTACAGCGTGCCGGCCGCCGCCGTCGACCACGACATGGCCGACCTGGAAAGCGACGTCATCTGATGCCGAACCGTCCCCTCATGGGCCCGCTCCCCCACGTGCCCGCGCCCGCCCCGCACGCCGCGAGCGGTGAGCGGGGCCCGCGGACCGGCCGGCTCGACCTCGAAGAACTGCGCACGGCCGTGAGCCGGGGCCGCATCGACACCGTGCTGCTCGCGCTGCCCGATCTCCAGGGCCGCCTCAAGGGCAAGAGGTACGGCGCGGCCCACTTCCTCGATCGGGTGGCGGGCGGCCACGCCGACCTGTGCGCCTACCTGCTCGCCACCGACGCCGCGATGAACCCGGTCGACGGATTCGCGCTCACGTCCTGGGAGAACGGGTACGCCGACCTGGCTCTCGCCCCGGATCTGAGCACGCTGCGGATGATGCCGTGGCAGCGTCGGACGGCCGTCCTGCTCGGCCACGCGCTCACCGCCCGCGAGCACCGGCCGCTCGCAGTGGCCCCGCGCCAGATGCTGCTCGACCAGATCGCGCGCCTGGCCGCCCACGGCCTGCACCCCATGGCCGGACTCGAAAGCGAGTTCCTGCTGTACGAGGGCGTGTTCGGCGAAACCCCGCGCATCGGGGACGGCGGCCTGAAACCGCTGACCGCCACGAACCTCGACTACGCGCTCGACCACCCGCCTGTCCTCGACCGTTTCCTGCGCCGCCTCCAGTCCGCCCTGGCCGGCGCCGGATCCCCGGTGGAAGCCGTCAAGACGGAGGCCGCGCCGGGACAGGTGGAAGTGACGTTCCCCTACGGCCCCGTCCTTGAGGCGTGCGACACCCATGTGCTGTTCAAGCACGCGGTCCGCACCCTCGCCGGC
Protein-coding regions in this window:
- a CDS encoding DUF5655 domain-containing protein, which codes for MSGLKLFRTDTTNGGMTEVVPRLAEVEADVQGLVETHMETLLGVRFLASEYSTGPVHGGRVDSLGLDENGSPVIVEYKRGTDAGVINQGLFYLAWLMDHRAEFEHLVRDRLGVTAASQVLWSGPRLICIAGDFTRYDVHAVREHRRSIDLVRYRLFGNDLLGLETVASVSGGMQLARRARRQSVAQAAADVQSAAMMELAGAVDEVLLGLGDGVNRVERKQYRAYQRLRNFACLCPPQRSKLLVYLKVDPKDVELVPGFTRDVSGLGHHGTGDLEVQLRTPRDVERAQDLFRASYAAA
- a CDS encoding amino acid permease; the encoded protein is MSRPSHHRAAGVHSDDLVLRELGYTPQLSRRMTGFGNAAISFSVISVLSGCMTLYGFGLTTGGPAVMMWGWVIVGVMVLFVGAGLAEVTSAYPTSGALFFMAHKLGGKKWGWYTGWLNLLGLLGAIAGIDYGCALFTGALLNLQFGFAPTPKKIILIFFAILLLHAVLNLRGVRLVNLLNGISVWWHLVGVAVIVAALAVVPAHHQSAGFVFTKFVNDTGWSSNLYVVMIGLLLAQYTFSGYDASAHLSEETANAQVAAPRGIMRAITWSWAAGFVLLAGLTFAIQDYAGTQGTDTGVPPAQIFLDALGPGGAKALLLIVIVAQLFCGNAETAAASRMIFAFSRDNALPGSHLWQRVTGGTPRAAVWLSVGVAAIIALPSLYSPTAYGAVTAINVIGITPAYAIPIFLRVKNRRRFVPGPWHLGRWGVPIGVVAVVWVAFVTVLFCLPQTRPATGGLMTVDTFNYAPAALVVMLVLAALWWRIARRGYSVPAAAVDHDMADLESDVI
- a CDS encoding DUF317 domain-containing protein, which translates into the protein MVRTRSGPGPDRPAWTVTASPHIPSSLLAGLSETLAHQTGTRQAQPGREHQTRLATRAPTAPAVTAGRSVSRSR
- a CDS encoding glutamine synthetase family protein, which gives rise to MGPLPHVPAPAPHAASGERGPRTGRLDLEELRTAVSRGRIDTVLLALPDLQGRLKGKRYGAAHFLDRVAGGHADLCAYLLATDAAMNPVDGFALTSWENGYADLALAPDLSTLRMMPWQRRTAVLLGHALTAREHRPLAVAPRQMLLDQIARLAAHGLHPMAGLESEFLLYEGVFGETPRIGDGGLKPLTATNLDYALDHPPVLDRFLRRLQSALAGAGSPVEAVKTEAAPGQVEVTFPYGPVLEACDTHVLFKHAVRTLAGRAGLTATYMAAPQTGVASGLHVHVSLWRSGDPALVTLDGDLSDVARHAIGGLVEALPQLAPLYAPNTNSYRRFAPGSFAPTGTTWGHDNRTCAIRVVGRGSGLHLEVRVPGADANPYLAASAVLAAISHGLDRNLTPPPPRTTNAYLAQDAPSLPLTLDEALAAFRESPLAQQAFGPEVVSHYAHLAQVELAHQRHAVPDTEQNRWFTQA
- a CDS encoding HAD hydrolase-like protein; amino-acid sequence: MSPAVRLAGPPIPGAVAALEAAPASGRKVAIISNNSTACVRAFLMLHELRQLVDVVVGRAPHRPDAMKSDPHSPLLASSELDTLPRDCTLIGGPVTDMEATKATGGRSIAYVNKPGKERAPGVLPYDVLDGGVVVAADAGARAVPGVGFGASSSADLHSPPRGALFWPTSLMLFPATLWIGALLSPYT